One window from the genome of Bufo bufo chromosome 4, aBufBuf1.1, whole genome shotgun sequence encodes:
- the LOC120999661 gene encoding oocyte zinc finger protein XlCOF6-like encodes MEEWEYLEGQKDLYKDLLMENHQSLTSPDGSSQRNPPERCPSPQYSQDCPGEKPNIPLDHQESSGETTSGLEKPISVTVNVEDWMSDSYGHLHLSSRHEAEDNNTTQDDSITPNVPSVLHSRDLSTDTAGHKKPSSKQLLIGKTRTKQKCGNIFYSEKRFKKKSNLFLHESNCRVNGSFSCLTCGKSFSMKSILVRHQRTHIGENPYSCPECGKGFNDQSNFIRHQRTHTGEKPYLCPECGKCFSQKSILVTHQRTHTGENPYSCPECGKGFNNQSNFIRHQRTHTGEKPFSCLECEKCFSQKSILVTHQRTHTGENPYSCPECGKRFNNQSNFIRHQRTHTGEKSFLGLQCGKSFSMKSILVRHQRTHSEEKPYSCPECGKSFSLKTCLVRHQRTHIRENPYSCPVCGKGFNNQSSFTRHQRTHTGEKPFSCLECGKCFSQKSILVTHQRTHTGENPYSCPKCGKGFNNQSNFIRHQRAHTGVKPCMCLECGKYFDAKSMLIKHVISHTGEKPFSSSKCVKPFSKKSHVEEHEKLHLEEKPFICSQCGKCFKTQTSFFRHQRTHTGEKPFSCLECGKCFSLKTCLVRHKRTHTGEKLFSCLECGKCFSRKSNLVAHQRTHTGEKSFSCLECGKCFSRKSNLVAHQRSHTGEKPFSCSECGKCFGQKSNLVKHQRSHTGEKPFMCSECGKCFGVKSLLIQHLRSHTRGNPF; translated from the exons GAAAGTTCTGGTGAAACGACGAGTGGACTTGAAAAACCCATATCAGTGACTGTGAATG TGGAAGACTGGATGAGCGACTCCTATGGACATCTCCATTTATCTTCCCGTCATGAAGCTGAAGATAACAATACCACACAAGATGATTCAATAACTCCTAATGTACCCTCAGTCCTTCACAGCAGAGATCTATCCACTGATACTGCTGGTCACAAGAAACCTTCATCCAAGCAATTACTGATTGGTAAAACAAGAActaagcagaaatgtgggaacatTTTTTATAGTGAGAAACGTTTTAAAAAGAAATCTAATCTTTTTTTGCATGAGAGCAATTGCAGAGTTAATGGGTCATTTTCATGCTTGacatgtggaaaatcttttagcatgaaatccattctagttagacatcagagaactcacatagGGGAGAATCcgtattcatgtcctgaatgtgggaaaggcTTTAACGATCAATCAAATTTTATTCGGCATCAAAGAactcatacaggggagaagccatatttatgtcctgaatgtggaaagTGCTTTAGTCAGAAATCTATTttagttacacatcagagaactcacactggGGAGAAtccatattcatgtcctgaatgtgggaaaggcTTTAACAATCAATCAAATTTTATTCGGCATCAGAGAactcatacaggggagaagccattttcatgtcttgaATGTGAAAAGTGCTTTAGtcagaaatccattcttgttacacatcagagaactcacacaggggagaatccatattcatgtcctgaatgtgggaaacgCTTTAACAATCAATCAAATTTTATTCGGCATCAGAGAACTCATACAGGGGAGAAGTCATTTTTAGGTCttcaatgtggaaaatcttttagcatgaaatccattctagttagacatcagagaactcactcagaggaaaagccatattcatgcccagaatgtgggaaatcttttagTCTGAAAACgtgtcttgttagacatcagagaactcacataaGGGAGAATCCATATTCATGTCCTGTATGTGGGAAAGGCTTTAACAATCAATCAAGTTTTACTAGGCATCAGAGaactcatacaggagagaagccattttcatgtcttgaATGTGGAAAGTGCTTTAGTCAGAAATCCATTctagttacacatcagagaactcacacaggggagaatccATATTCATGTCCTAAATGTGGGAAAGGCTTTAACAATCAATCAAATTTTATTCGGCATCAGAGAGCTCACACAGGGGTGAAGCCATGTATGTGTCTTGAATGTGGTAAGTATTTTGATGCGAAATCAATGCTTATAAAACATGTaataagtcacacaggagagaagccattttcatcttCAAAATGTGTGAAACCTTTTAGCAAGAAATCACATGTTGAGGAACATGAAAAACTCCACTTAGAGGAGAAGCCATTTATATGTTcacaatgtgggaaatgctttaagaCTCAAACAAGTTTTTTTcggcatcagagaactcacacaggggagaagcccttTTCATGTCTTGAATGTGGAAAGTGCTTTAGTCTGAAAACATGTCTTGTTAGACATAAGAGAactcatacaggggagaagcTATTTTCATGTCTTGAATGTGGAAAGTGCTTTAGtcggaaatcaaatcttgttgcacatcagagaactcacacaggggagaagtcaTTTTCATGTCTTGAATGTGGAAAGTGCTTTAGtcggaaatcaaatcttgttgcccatcagagaagtcacacaggggagaagccattttcatgttcagaatgtgggaaatgttttggtcagaaatcaaatcttgttaaacatcagagaagtcacacaggggagaagccatttatgtgttctgaatgtgggaagtgttttggtGTGAAATCATTGCTTATACAACATCTAAGAAGTCACACAAGAGGGAATCCATTttaa